From one Eucalyptus grandis isolate ANBG69807.140 chromosome 9, ASM1654582v1, whole genome shotgun sequence genomic stretch:
- the LOC104418291 gene encoding GPI ethanolamine phosphate transferase 2, with amino-acid sequence MSPSSITCSRFAIIAAAALLLQSLGLSLFIFGFFPTNPALSGVSGPESFRAPWPNGVGNDSAAALPPEELKRLYQELSEISPPFDRLILMVVDGLPAEFVLGRDDKPPREAFVEAMPYTQLLLANGSAVGYHAKAAPPTVTMPCLKVVSLGYFYVLG; translated from the exons aTGTCCCCTTCTTCGATTACGTGCTCCAGATTCGCCATAATCGCCGCAGCTGCACTTCTACTCCAGTCCCTCGGCCTCTCCCTCTTCATCTTCGGCTTCTTCCCCACCAACCCTGCTCTCTCTGGCGTCAG tGGACCGGAGAGCTTCCGTGCGCCGTGGCCCAACGGCGTTGGAAATGATTCGGCGGCGGCATTGCCTCCTGAAGAGCTCAAGCGGTTGTATCAG GAATTATCTGAGATCAGCCCTCCGTTCGATCGGCTAATTCTAATG GTTGTTGATGGTCTTCCAGCAGAATTTGTGCTTGGAAGGGACGACAAGCCTCCAAGAGAGGCTTTTGTTGAAGCCATGCCTTATACTCAGTTGTTACTAGCGAATGGATCTGCAGTTGGGTACCATGCAAAGGCTGCACCTCCGACTGTTACGATGCCGTGCTTGAAGGTTGTTTCTTTGGGCTACTTCTATGTTTTAGGTTGA